From Mucilaginibacter rubeus, a single genomic window includes:
- a CDS encoding nuclease-related domain-containing DEAD/DEAH box helicase yields MAVKFFPDKPLALLEKYICHSDGRPLQGEIDVYRQLSRELSASEDEWWVWHDLKLPAHSELVNPYRKISAQVDFLIVCKYGVLVLEVKGGPICLQDNTFHYGHQPNDPLPQDPFQQAEGYKFTLKDKVLNNVSRCLFCYAVVFPHEDSTFETRIYDNALLWTRGRANLFQGSLTKFILQVFEHDRMLHARFNRHYPFLNEKELLAIRRVLSPLIADPNRFYDATTLEWLQVENLEVLDGLQKNRRVMIEGPPGSGKTTLAKAFIDQHHADRGLFLCWNNLLMHRTAHLLKDRKGAQGPQVNTLIRFLREIAPEMPLDTWLNTTAADFYTLMSQALASAEARGALPSYDYIVVDEGQDIFDRGIDLLLNKLCGYGNNGLENGNVLILYDIDQSYATKGKDLLEIADLLSNYFAHFKLHQVRRSAQRPDIQRLASRVLDEPAIVLDRTFMAELYGVKVHCFDQLAAVRDHIVRQVLNPMRDNASSLNGRQCVVLMESTLLNEQYKDGPGMRFWLTIKDVEELTEQNVQDKGNRLRYTSILKYKGLEQQNVILVMTPPSSRNRYELYVGLTRAILNVELLIVG; encoded by the coding sequence ATGGCCGTTAAGTTCTTCCCTGATAAGCCGCTTGCACTCCTTGAGAAGTACATCTGTCACTCAGACGGGCGTCCTTTGCAAGGGGAGATAGACGTTTACCGTCAGCTCAGCCGAGAACTATCGGCATCAGAAGACGAATGGTGGGTCTGGCATGACCTCAAACTGCCGGCCCATTCTGAGCTGGTGAACCCTTATCGGAAGATCAGCGCACAGGTGGACTTCCTGATCGTTTGCAAGTATGGGGTGCTCGTTCTGGAAGTAAAAGGTGGGCCGATCTGTTTGCAGGACAATACCTTTCATTATGGGCATCAGCCCAACGACCCTTTGCCGCAGGATCCGTTCCAGCAGGCGGAAGGTTATAAGTTCACCCTAAAGGACAAAGTGCTGAACAATGTGAGCAGATGTCTCTTCTGTTATGCGGTGGTCTTCCCGCACGAGGACAGCACGTTCGAGACCCGTATATATGACAACGCCCTATTATGGACCCGGGGACGGGCCAATTTGTTCCAGGGTTCATTGACCAAGTTCATCCTGCAAGTGTTTGAACATGATCGTATGTTGCACGCGCGTTTCAATCGTCATTATCCATTCTTGAACGAAAAGGAGCTCTTGGCCATCAGGCGCGTGCTCAGTCCATTGATCGCCGATCCCAACCGTTTCTACGATGCGACCACGCTGGAATGGCTCCAGGTGGAGAACCTGGAGGTGCTGGACGGTCTTCAGAAGAACCGACGCGTGATGATCGAGGGTCCACCAGGAAGTGGTAAGACCACGCTGGCCAAAGCGTTCATCGATCAGCATCATGCCGACCGGGGACTGTTCCTTTGCTGGAACAACCTGCTCATGCATCGAACGGCTCATCTGCTGAAGGATCGTAAAGGGGCCCAGGGGCCTCAGGTGAACACGCTGATTCGATTCTTAAGAGAGATCGCACCCGAGATGCCGTTGGACACTTGGCTGAACACGACCGCCGCGGACTTCTATACCCTGATGTCCCAGGCGCTAGCGTCAGCGGAAGCGCGCGGGGCCTTGCCGTCCTATGATTACATCGTGGTCGATGAAGGACAGGACATCTTCGATCGGGGTATCGATCTGCTGCTAAATAAGCTTTGCGGTTACGGGAACAATGGGCTGGAGAACGGTAATGTCCTCATCCTCTATGATATCGATCAGAGCTATGCGACCAAAGGGAAGGACCTATTAGAGATCGCAGACCTCTTATCCAATTATTTCGCGCATTTCAAGCTCCATCAGGTCAGGCGTAGCGCTCAGCGGCCTGACATCCAGCGATTAGCTTCGCGGGTATTGGACGAACCGGCCATCGTGCTTGATCGAACGTTCATGGCGGAGCTGTACGGTGTCAAGGTCCATTGCTTCGATCAGCTGGCTGCGGTACGTGACCATATCGTTCGACAAGTGCTGAACCCGATGCGCGACAATGCCTCATCATTGAACGGCCGCCAATGTGTCGTCCTGATGGAATCAACCTTATTGAACGAACAATATAAGGACGGACCGGGTATGCGCTTTTGGCTGACGATCAAGGACGTCGAAGAACTTACTGAACAGAACGTACAGGATAAGGGCAATCGTTTACGTTATACGTCCATCCTCAAATATAAGGGACTGGAGCAGCAGAACGTCATCCTGGTGATGACGCCACCGAGCTCTCGGAACCGTTATGAACTATATGTCGGCTTGACGCGGGCCATATTGAACGTTGAACTATTGATCGTTGGCTGA
- a CDS encoding DNA cytosine methyltransferase, whose protein sequence is MTLTNTPIIQPLTLIDLFCGAGGFSEGFAQQGFKVLLGIDNWRPAIDSFNHNHGTNSRVMDVLELKDDIAKINALPDSDVILGSPPCVSFSSSNRSGKADKSLGLTLIETFLRVVAVKKHQPNSCLKAWFMENVSRSAHHLPEFYTFEKLGLSDWASTHDIDPAAIAVQIAGNMVIINSADMGSPQSRKRAVCGEIVHIGHFVVPNKTHRSIKEDELLPLHRTLDDIRSVLPRPDMERSEVAVRDPNYSHVRIPQSQLTDHFYDTGLYRTEWLNSRHLKVNHPFMGTMSFPEDGSRPSRTITATKIGTSREALIYRSERDRVGDGEYRTPTVREAASIMGFPISYQFLGSEGAKWRLVGNAVCPALGRALAATLLNGLQRPINEQPEIRPLGILTGVLNLNTYIEKIFDEQPTRNKGSRFRRHPFKNGNLTITLSNYDITTSGASNGQWLSSVQYGNGDGFPSVEYPDGFFDSMEPMIKKLPNGEEFLQIINNGFSERIATASALQSMYEAQRSFDGYLEPTELIEEVARLAERFDPDQELVGQGDQVIFRKLLIPKRQILALYAVNKIASIANKR, encoded by the coding sequence ATGACCCTAACCAATACACCTATTATTCAACCGCTTACTCTGATCGACCTCTTTTGTGGAGCAGGTGGCTTTTCAGAAGGCTTTGCTCAACAGGGGTTCAAAGTGCTACTTGGTATCGATAATTGGCGTCCAGCGATCGATTCCTTCAACCATAATCATGGTACTAATAGTAGGGTAATGGATGTCTTAGAGCTAAAGGATGATATAGCTAAGATAAACGCGCTTCCCGATAGTGATGTGATCTTAGGTAGCCCACCGTGCGTGAGCTTCTCCAGTTCGAATCGTTCTGGGAAAGCTGACAAATCATTGGGATTGACGCTCATCGAAACCTTCCTCCGCGTGGTGGCTGTGAAGAAGCATCAACCCAATTCTTGTTTGAAAGCATGGTTCATGGAGAACGTTTCCCGTTCCGCACACCACTTGCCTGAGTTCTATACCTTTGAAAAATTGGGGCTGTCAGATTGGGCATCAACCCATGACATAGACCCTGCGGCGATAGCTGTTCAAATCGCTGGTAATATGGTGATCATCAATTCTGCAGATATGGGTTCACCCCAATCTCGCAAAAGGGCAGTGTGCGGAGAGATCGTTCATATTGGACACTTCGTGGTACCTAACAAGACGCACCGAAGTATTAAAGAAGATGAGCTCCTTCCCTTACACAGAACATTGGATGACATCAGATCGGTCCTACCAAGGCCAGATATGGAACGTAGTGAAGTCGCTGTCCGAGATCCGAACTACTCCCATGTTCGAATACCCCAATCTCAACTGACGGATCATTTCTATGACACAGGCCTTTACCGTACCGAATGGTTGAACTCACGGCACCTGAAGGTCAATCATCCCTTTATGGGAACGATGTCCTTCCCAGAGGATGGCTCTAGACCGAGCCGTACGATCACGGCTACGAAGATCGGTACTTCACGCGAAGCACTTATCTATCGCTCTGAACGTGATCGCGTAGGAGATGGAGAATACCGAACGCCTACTGTAAGGGAAGCGGCTTCCATTATGGGATTCCCGATCAGCTATCAGTTCCTGGGCTCAGAAGGAGCTAAATGGCGACTGGTCGGTAATGCTGTTTGTCCTGCATTAGGAAGAGCGTTGGCAGCAACCTTACTAAACGGCCTGCAGCGTCCCATAAATGAACAACCTGAGATAAGACCACTAGGGATATTAACAGGGGTGCTCAATTTGAACACATACATTGAAAAGATCTTCGACGAGCAACCGACGCGCAATAAGGGATCGCGGTTTCGACGTCATCCCTTTAAGAATGGGAACCTTACGATCACTCTATCGAACTATGATATCACTACTTCAGGCGCCTCAAACGGACAATGGTTAAGCTCCGTGCAATATGGCAACGGAGACGGCTTTCCTTCTGTAGAATATCCAGATGGTTTCTTTGACAGTATGGAACCGATGATCAAAAAGTTACCTAATGGTGAAGAGTTCCTTCAGATCATTAATAACGGATTTTCGGAACGAATAGCTACGGCAAGTGCACTTCAAAGCATGTATGAGGCTCAGCGGTCGTTCGATGGTTATTTGGAGCCGACCGAACTTATCGAAGAGGTAGCTCGCCTTGCTGAGCGCTTCGACCCGGACCAAGAGTTAGTTGGCCAGGGCGATCAAGTGATATTTAGGAAACTGTTGATACCCAAGCGGCAGATACTGGCGCTATATGCGGTCAATAAGATCGCGTCCATCGCTAATAAAAGATGA
- a CDS encoding very short patch repair endonuclease, protein MTKEDLIFIPRRLLNKPGQQAVVVILKHGGPAGRGKQQNGMMKQRRSTNLMNKVMASIEDKPYLRDGRAPLPTNAFTSKVMRGNKAKDTMPELLLRQALYAEGLRGYRLNLRSVPGRPDIAFRKKKIAIFVHGCFWHRCPLCGPKLPKSNVSFWSQKFERNQQRDREKTEQLVEMGWQVLTIWECQLKINMKDVVRTIKDLLLK, encoded by the coding sequence ATGACAAAAGAAGATCTTATCTTTATACCAAGGAGATTACTTAATAAGCCTGGACAACAGGCCGTCGTAGTGATTCTCAAACATGGTGGTCCAGCGGGGAGGGGCAAACAGCAAAATGGCATGATGAAACAGCGACGATCAACGAATCTCATGAATAAGGTGATGGCCTCGATAGAGGACAAACCTTATCTACGAGATGGTCGTGCCCCTCTTCCAACCAACGCATTTACATCGAAGGTCATGCGTGGCAACAAGGCTAAGGACACAATGCCAGAACTTCTATTGCGCCAAGCCCTTTACGCAGAGGGCTTACGTGGCTATCGATTAAACCTTAGATCTGTGCCAGGTAGGCCTGATATCGCTTTTAGAAAAAAGAAGATCGCCATCTTCGTACACGGGTGTTTTTGGCATCGTTGTCCGCTGTGTGGTCCCAAGCTTCCTAAGAGCAATGTTTCATTTTGGTCTCAGAAGTTCGAACGGAACCAACAAAGAGATCGAGAGAAGACAGAACAATTAGTGGAAATGGGTTGGCAAGTGCTCACGATCTGGGAATGCCAACTGAAGATTAATATGAAAGATGTGGTCCGTACGATCAAGGACCTTTTACTAAAATGA
- a CDS encoding HNH endonuclease, with protein MEEPFEHTYLNTYYYSNIIDNILTGDIELIGFISDFFNENYTYITPFEKFSVLHQFISYNIFRFLQEDIDNYDQKAFRDYELGGKLPKLYVEQLVEEYDLGYEFERPESDEIISYSDIEEYHSDLVLTGHLEEICERIAHEVFYLLFNNRNLLVRFNHIVAQHVSEITIAVLEEDEDLEDLAVYLRKDGILHRVDIPMWCKNAVFFREKGRCCLCGNDLTKILRPDVTAHYDHMVPLAQGGINDVSNIQLLCSSCNLSKGKKDIITSNQYYKWY; from the coding sequence ATGGAAGAACCTTTCGAGCATACCTATCTGAACACATACTATTATAGTAACATCATTGATAATATATTAACGGGTGATATAGAGCTAATTGGATTCATCTCCGATTTCTTCAATGAGAACTATACTTATATCACACCATTCGAAAAGTTCAGCGTGCTGCATCAGTTCATCAGTTATAACATATTTCGTTTCCTACAAGAAGATATCGATAACTACGATCAAAAGGCATTTCGGGACTATGAGCTGGGTGGGAAACTACCTAAATTATATGTAGAGCAATTAGTAGAGGAATACGATCTGGGTTATGAGTTCGAACGACCGGAATCAGATGAAATCATCAGCTACAGTGATATAGAGGAATATCATAGTGATCTGGTGCTGACTGGGCATTTAGAAGAAATTTGTGAACGGATCGCACATGAAGTATTCTACCTGCTCTTCAATAATCGGAACCTGCTCGTTCGGTTCAACCATATTGTCGCTCAACATGTTTCAGAGATAACTATTGCTGTCCTGGAAGAAGACGAAGACTTGGAAGATCTTGCCGTATACTTACGCAAGGACGGTATATTACACCGCGTAGACATCCCAATGTGGTGCAAGAATGCAGTCTTCTTTCGAGAAAAAGGACGCTGTTGTCTATGCGGAAATGACCTTACAAAGATACTCAGGCCGGATGTCACTGCCCACTATGATCATATGGTTCCCTTAGCGCAAGGTGGCATCAACGATGTTTCCAATATTCAATTATTATGTTCAAGCTGTAACTTAAGTAAAGGAAAGAAAGATATCATCACATCAAATCAGTATTATAAATGGTATTGA
- a CDS encoding DarT ssDNA thymidine ADP-ribosyltransferase family protein, with product MSENAISSDAHAEYIKTFERLLGNVAEIKSLLLNYEEKDKHVNVSELIGIYDDIFRDQALGQHIDYEIKFVPKSTYAYIPAELNDENAYYHLTLKIASPEFSWLNELYAGRIEELLQYFRFLFSTIDSVFVLRNKSKLAQFQTLTDEIAADIAAFVEKVLENDRNLTDFLKQQDIEIELLRTQPKETIIYKSDAEAFSVIIKKNGIYKLYHFTDSSNIDSIIKHGYLYSWKYCEDNGIMIPAPGGNLLSRDLDSRKKLENYVRASFCSKHPMLNRVIGDGVVKEPVFLEIDPEIIYWSGTKFSNMNATRKDAVIGDSIADFARINYALTQRKPQFGNRTHYDAFQAEVLVFEKIPVAYIKNL from the coding sequence ATGTCTGAAAACGCTATCAGTTCTGATGCTCATGCAGAGTACATCAAAACGTTTGAGCGGCTTCTCGGTAATGTTGCAGAGATTAAATCGCTGCTGCTTAATTATGAAGAAAAGGACAAGCATGTTAACGTCAGTGAACTTATCGGCATTTACGACGATATATTCAGAGATCAGGCACTTGGCCAGCATATCGATTATGAGATAAAGTTCGTCCCAAAGTCGACCTACGCTTATATCCCGGCAGAATTAAATGATGAGAATGCCTATTATCACCTCACGCTAAAGATTGCTTCTCCGGAATTTTCATGGCTGAATGAACTTTACGCAGGCAGAATTGAAGAGCTGCTGCAATATTTCAGGTTTCTATTTTCGACGATAGATTCAGTCTTTGTATTGCGCAACAAGAGCAAGCTGGCGCAGTTCCAGACTCTGACCGATGAAATCGCAGCTGATATTGCAGCGTTTGTCGAAAAAGTACTGGAGAATGATCGCAATCTCACTGATTTCCTGAAACAACAGGACATTGAAATTGAACTGTTACGAACGCAGCCGAAAGAGACGATCATTTATAAATCCGATGCAGAAGCTTTTAGTGTCATCATTAAGAAGAACGGCATTTATAAATTATATCATTTTACAGACAGCAGCAATATCGATTCCATCATAAAGCACGGCTATCTTTACTCCTGGAAATATTGTGAAGACAACGGAATCATGATTCCCGCACCTGGCGGTAATTTGCTATCCAGAGATCTTGATAGCCGAAAAAAACTTGAAAACTATGTCAGAGCATCATTTTGTAGTAAACATCCTATGTTAAACCGGGTAATTGGAGACGGGGTCGTAAAAGAACCAGTTTTTTTAGAAATTGATCCGGAAATAATTTATTGGAGCGGTACAAAATTCAGCAACATGAACGCCACACGAAAGGATGCAGTCATAGGTGATTCTATAGCAGATTTTGCAAGAATTAATTACGCACTAACTCAACGGAAACCTCAATTTGGCAATCGCACTCATTATGACGCATTTCAGGCAGAAGTACTCGTATTCGAAAAAATCCCGGTTGCTTATATTAAAAATCTGTAA
- a CDS encoding DUF6939 family protein: MIFIENKRKKSEGLIRKYPEAIILDFTSSGGEEYKQFSPFYPHGDIPVPFTNGFFAKSVEGVWQGLKVFEDQDIDIAKFGIDDMKNIKRSVRKNGQVRGHRKGVYGSELLNYHDARKKIYLKTYAWVLDHKLQSLLVKLLQLALERDLVFLDYETNTDIENLKKPLSHAGLVKKYLEKKAPAIALKKTQPNLLF, from the coding sequence ATGATCTTTATCGAAAATAAACGTAAAAAGTCTGAAGGCCTGATCCGGAAATACCCGGAAGCAATTATTCTTGATTTTACATCTTCAGGCGGAGAAGAGTATAAGCAATTCAGCCCTTTTTATCCTCATGGTGATATTCCTGTTCCGTTTACTAACGGTTTTTTCGCAAAAAGTGTTGAAGGAGTATGGCAGGGTTTGAAGGTTTTTGAAGATCAGGATATTGATATCGCAAAGTTTGGTATAGATGACATGAAAAATATAAAACGCTCAGTCAGAAAAAACGGTCAGGTGCGCGGTCACCGGAAGGGCGTTTATGGATCAGAGCTGCTTAATTACCACGACGCCAGAAAAAAAATCTACCTGAAAACCTATGCCTGGGTATTAGATCATAAATTACAGTCCCTGCTGGTGAAATTGCTGCAACTGGCATTGGAAAGAGATTTGGTTTTTCTCGATTATGAAACAAACACCGACATCGAGAATTTAAAAAAACCATTGTCCCATGCCGGTTTGGTAAAAAAATATCTCGAAAAGAAAGCACCCGCTATTGCCTTAAAAAAGACGCAGCCTAACCTGCTATTCTGA
- a CDS encoding AAA family ATPase gives MLFAAIYNFALEKKIIKRYQKLKYAGNLRVEIFYQADDHVYCLHTISENGDKDGFTEFSASKLYRFIRSDKNRFVFDREIKLNSKIIHDHFFYTIAVNYSIYGLNSDEMGEWIDPLFHKNDGYQTPVVINPFRDRGNINITVEKELVKQRLLTNILEPIKEHTKPEDSLRSLANGKTAKWLKLKVNEPKLEKYSKQNRYSVDVDDEVLGKLLKEYTGYDLRNVETEPELQATKIYIGYKLVRMCRNYSRYRRFLKDQKLQDVDDFIAKIIKDRSHVTFKIKQALNFLRYKLYVKNGTKNKDRLLIDEFSNYIKQIVDEERPEGKRNLQTIELIPPSIFDIEIMFDEIHSFNDLSSGEKQKIHSISSVVYHLLNLNSVFKSGADKNEKDRQNVYESVNIIFDEIELYFHPDLQRTFIKDLIEYIGKINPEHIDQIKGINILFSTHSPFILSDIPGNNVLYLRSPQDANGKAKTHSQTFGANIHDLLAHEFYMQQGFMGEWAKEKIRSVINFLEKFAKNQLLKQTYSDPFWNKDNIKEFINLIGEPIIRKSMLDLYFEAFGLDEIDREIERLTRLKKK, from the coding sequence ATGCTATTTGCAGCGATTTACAATTTCGCGCTCGAAAAGAAGATTATCAAACGGTATCAAAAATTAAAATACGCTGGTAATCTCCGGGTGGAAATATTCTACCAGGCTGACGATCATGTTTATTGTCTTCATACCATTTCCGAAAATGGCGACAAAGATGGCTTTACGGAGTTCTCTGCCTCTAAACTTTACCGCTTTATCAGGAGTGATAAAAACCGGTTTGTGTTTGACAGAGAGATCAAATTAAATTCAAAGATTATACACGATCATTTCTTTTATACCATCGCGGTAAATTATTCGATCTACGGATTAAATAGTGACGAGATGGGAGAATGGATTGATCCACTGTTTCATAAAAATGATGGATACCAAACACCAGTCGTGATCAATCCATTCAGGGATCGCGGTAACATCAATATAACAGTTGAAAAAGAGCTGGTAAAACAACGGCTTTTAACAAACATCCTTGAACCAATTAAAGAGCATACTAAGCCGGAAGATTCATTAAGGAGTTTGGCAAATGGCAAAACGGCTAAATGGCTCAAACTGAAAGTAAATGAGCCTAAACTGGAAAAATACTCTAAGCAGAACCGATATTCTGTAGATGTTGATGATGAAGTTTTAGGCAAATTGCTAAAGGAATATACTGGTTACGATCTTCGGAACGTAGAAACAGAGCCGGAGCTCCAGGCGACAAAGATTTATATTGGATATAAGCTTGTTCGCATGTGCCGAAATTATAGTCGCTACAGGAGGTTCTTAAAAGACCAAAAGCTACAAGACGTGGATGATTTTATTGCGAAGATCATCAAAGACCGGAGCCATGTTACTTTCAAAATAAAACAGGCCCTTAACTTCCTGCGGTATAAATTATATGTTAAAAATGGGACAAAAAACAAGGATAGATTACTGATAGACGAGTTCTCAAATTATATAAAGCAGATAGTCGATGAAGAACGGCCGGAAGGTAAACGCAATCTGCAGACTATCGAACTTATCCCGCCTTCTATCTTTGACATCGAGATCATGTTTGATGAAATCCACAGCTTTAACGATCTCAGCTCTGGGGAAAAGCAAAAGATCCATAGCATAAGCTCTGTTGTTTATCATTTGCTTAATTTAAACTCTGTCTTCAAAAGCGGCGCGGATAAGAATGAAAAAGATAGGCAGAACGTTTATGAGTCTGTTAATATCATTTTTGATGAGATAGAGCTTTATTTTCATCCCGACCTGCAACGCACATTCATAAAAGACCTTATTGAATATATCGGTAAGATTAACCCGGAGCACATCGATCAAATTAAAGGTATCAATATTTTATTTTCAACCCACTCGCCATTTATATTATCCGATATCCCTGGCAATAACGTGCTTTATCTCCGCTCACCCCAGGACGCTAACGGTAAAGCAAAAACCCATTCGCAAACATTTGGTGCCAACATTCACGACCTTCTGGCTCATGAATTTTATATGCAGCAAGGTTTTATGGGTGAGTGGGCAAAGGAAAAGATCCGTTCGGTAATTAATTTCCTTGAAAAATTCGCAAAGAATCAACTTTTAAAACAGACCTATAGTGATCCGTTTTGGAACAAGGATAATATTAAAGAATTTATAAACCTGATCGGCGAGCCGATCATCAGGAAGAGCATGTTGGATTTATATTTTGAAGCTTTCGGACTCGACGAGATTGATCGCGAGATTGAGAGGTTGACCCGACTAAAAAAGAAATAA
- a CDS encoding helix-turn-helix domain-containing protein has product MQASELITKGDLNEFKSELLTEIKRLVQLDGQGQSKKWLKSNEVRKLLKISPGTLQNLRINGTLSFTRIGSIMYYKLEDINKLLEGGLQ; this is encoded by the coding sequence ATGCAAGCAAGTGAACTGATCACTAAAGGAGATCTGAATGAATTTAAAAGCGAACTATTAACAGAAATCAAAAGACTGGTTCAATTGGATGGCCAGGGCCAGTCCAAAAAATGGCTCAAAAGTAACGAGGTCCGAAAGCTGCTAAAAATATCACCAGGCACTTTACAGAACCTGCGCATCAACGGTACGCTGAGTTTTACCCGTATCGGCAGCATCATGTATTACAAACTCGAAGACATTAACAAGTTACTGGAAGGAGGACTGCAATGA